A single Crateriforma conspicua DNA region contains:
- a CDS encoding aldehyde dehydrogenase family protein, with product MNDQSTDSFGHWIDGVWRDPIDGVWRENHSPIDQRCAGRFAVASVADVDSAVASARDAFEQNRDAKPSDREAWLLAAADGLQNSADEVVDALIVDTGSPISKAQREVATSIGVLRAAAGACRRILGQTLPSDVPGRWSFAVRRPLGVVAGITPFNVPLIKAVKHSALPLATGNAVVMLPSPQAPHMAAMLAKIYQGAGVPRGLFNVVFGDGDVVGDALTIHPDVRMIGFTGSTTIGRRVATRAAVDGKRVTLEMGGKNPAVVCGDVDLQSAAPMIAMGGFLFQGQICMSTSWALVHESVHGDLCERLVNLATRLPGGDLRDPATVIGPMISDRQCERVQRLVDDAVDRGARVLCGGGHSGRTFQPTVLAEVDDSMDVMKQEIFGPVICVQPFTDLQDAIDRINDRRFALCAAIHTDSLGDARMFANQCGCAMVHINGPTVQEEAHVPFGGNKDSGFGREGALVGIDELTTWQWVTAN from the coding sequence ATGAACGACCAGAGCACGGATTCCTTCGGACATTGGATCGACGGTGTTTGGCGTGATCCCATCGATGGCGTTTGGCGGGAAAACCACAGTCCCATCGATCAGCGGTGTGCCGGGCGCTTCGCGGTGGCGTCGGTCGCTGATGTCGATTCGGCGGTCGCATCGGCACGCGACGCCTTTGAACAGAACCGTGACGCCAAGCCCAGTGACCGCGAGGCCTGGTTGTTGGCCGCGGCGGACGGTTTGCAAAACTCAGCCGATGAAGTGGTCGACGCGCTGATCGTCGATACCGGTTCGCCGATCAGTAAAGCACAGCGTGAAGTGGCGACGTCGATCGGTGTGCTGCGCGCGGCCGCCGGTGCCTGTCGCCGGATCTTGGGACAGACATTGCCCAGCGACGTTCCGGGCCGATGGAGCTTTGCCGTGCGACGTCCGCTGGGGGTGGTCGCTGGCATCACGCCGTTCAACGTACCGCTGATCAAAGCCGTCAAGCACAGCGCGTTGCCACTGGCGACCGGGAATGCCGTGGTCATGTTGCCGTCACCACAGGCACCCCACATGGCCGCAATGTTGGCCAAAATTTATCAGGGTGCCGGGGTTCCGCGTGGGCTGTTCAATGTCGTCTTTGGTGACGGCGATGTGGTCGGCGATGCACTCACCATCCACCCTGACGTTCGGATGATTGGCTTCACCGGCAGCACGACGATCGGTCGCCGTGTCGCGACGCGGGCCGCGGTCGATGGCAAACGAGTCACGTTGGAAATGGGGGGCAAAAATCCGGCGGTCGTTTGTGGTGATGTTGATTTGCAGTCGGCGGCACCGATGATTGCGATGGGCGGGTTTCTGTTCCAAGGCCAGATTTGTATGTCCACCAGTTGGGCGCTGGTCCACGAAAGTGTTCATGGCGATTTGTGCGAACGACTGGTCAACTTGGCGACGCGTTTGCCCGGTGGCGACTTGCGTGATCCCGCGACGGTGATCGGACCGATGATCAGCGATCGGCAGTGCGAAAGAGTTCAGCGGTTGGTCGACGACGCGGTCGATCGCGGCGCCAGAGTGCTGTGTGGTGGCGGGCATTCCGGACGTACGTTCCAGCCAACCGTGCTGGCCGAGGTCGATGATTCGATGGACGTCATGAAGCAGGAGATCTTTGGGCCGGTCATTTGTGTCCAGCCCTTCACCGATTTGCAGGACGCCATCGATCGCATCAATGATCGCCGGTTCGCCCTTTGTGCCGCCATCCACACTGATTCACTTGGCGATGCCAGGATGTTTGCCAACCAATGTGGTTGTGCGATGGTTCACATCAATGGGCCGACCGTCCAGGAAGAAGCACACGTGCCTTTTGGCGGCAATAAGGACAGTGGCTTTGGACGCGAAGGCGCGTTGGTCGGCATTGATGAACTGACCACGTGGCAGTGGGTCACGGCGAACTAG
- a CDS encoding APC family permease — protein sequence MTQKPPTSQGRRCLDLTSAVAIVAASMIGAGVYTTSGFSIATADSAWTVVVLWIIGGFAAVCGAIGYAALSRRFTESGGEYLFLSKTLHPVAGVVAGWVSVLAGFTGPIALAALALDVYLVDAETSALPAGSFAALAIVAAAVLHSISVHPSARVQDVVVALKLAVLLGLVCFAATVGPSNWLGLQAADTPPFSWGETATSLLYISFSYAGFNAAIYIAGEVKDPQRNVPMAMVVGTVVVAVLYIALNAAFVLIPSRESIAGQPDVATIAARAIGGTTLETLVRWVIVVSLATSISALVMTGPRVYAKMADDGFLPRFFSFQHRVPLGAIWIQAVASIIVVFWTDLQFLLGYLSFTLMFCSALTVAMVWKQRDLDLWGSQWLPKIASAIFVLFSVMTMVVSARVNMGGTIAAFVTLAIGVGVYLLRSKSNAPDSGAKLGLERKSEE from the coding sequence GTGACACAGAAACCGCCGACGTCACAGGGGCGTCGATGTTTGGATTTGACGTCGGCCGTGGCGATCGTCGCGGCCAGCATGATCGGTGCTGGCGTTTACACGACCAGCGGGTTTTCCATCGCGACCGCCGATTCGGCGTGGACCGTGGTGGTGTTGTGGATCATCGGCGGTTTCGCGGCCGTGTGTGGCGCGATTGGTTATGCCGCGCTGTCGCGTCGGTTCACCGAATCCGGCGGTGAGTATCTTTTTCTGTCCAAGACGCTGCACCCGGTCGCCGGCGTCGTCGCCGGATGGGTTTCGGTGCTGGCAGGTTTTACCGGTCCAATCGCCTTGGCCGCATTGGCTTTGGACGTCTATCTGGTCGATGCGGAAACGTCGGCCCTTCCCGCCGGCAGCTTCGCGGCTTTGGCCATTGTGGCGGCCGCCGTTTTGCACTCGATCAGCGTGCACCCGTCTGCTCGGGTGCAAGATGTTGTGGTGGCATTGAAGCTGGCGGTCTTGTTGGGCCTGGTTTGTTTTGCTGCCACCGTGGGACCATCGAACTGGCTGGGGTTGCAGGCAGCCGACACGCCGCCATTTTCTTGGGGCGAAACCGCGACGTCCCTGTTGTACATCTCGTTCAGCTATGCGGGTTTCAATGCGGCCATCTATATCGCCGGTGAAGTGAAAGACCCCCAGCGGAACGTTCCCATGGCGATGGTCGTTGGGACCGTGGTCGTTGCGGTCTTGTACATCGCCTTGAACGCAGCATTCGTGTTGATTCCATCACGCGAATCCATCGCCGGCCAGCCGGACGTTGCTACGATCGCGGCGCGCGCGATTGGTGGGACGACTTTGGAAACGTTGGTTCGTTGGGTGATCGTGGTTTCCTTGGCCACGTCGATCTCCGCATTGGTGATGACCGGACCGCGGGTGTACGCCAAGATGGCCGACGACGGCTTTTTGCCAAGATTCTTCAGCTTTCAGCATCGCGTACCGTTGGGGGCGATTTGGATTCAAGCGGTGGCATCCATCATCGTCGTGTTTTGGACGGACCTTCAATTCCTGCTGGGATACCTGTCTTTCACGCTGATGTTTTGCTCCGCGTTGACGGTTGCAATGGTTTGGAAGCAGCGTGATTTGGATTTATGGGGTTCACAATGGTTGCCAAAGATTGCATCGGCGATTTTTGTTCTGTTCAGCGTGATGACCATGGTGGTTTCTGCCCGGGTGAACATGGGCGGCACCATTGCCGCTTTTGTCACACTTGCGATTGGCGTGGGCGTGTATCTTTTGCGGTCCAAGTCGAACGCGCCGGATTCCGGGGCGAAATTGGGTCTGGAACGTAAGTCGGAAGAATGA
- the trhO gene encoding oxygen-dependent tRNA uridine(34) hydroxylase TrhO produces MTAPQSTESSASPRPSASPCSADPIVVAAMYRFVRLADFESLQTPIKDQMLRCGVKGTLLLAAEGINGTVAGDRQGIDGLLEYLRADDRLADLDVKFSYCDSPPFKRTRVRLKKEIVTMGVDEIDPAQSVGTYVEPQQWNDLISDPDVVLIDTRNDYEVEIGTFAGAINPQTTSFRQLPEYVEKNLDPTVHKKVAMFCTGGIRCEKSTAYLKQCGFENVYHLRGGILKYLESVPEDESRWNGDCFVFDQRVSVGHGLAVGEHVMCFGCGWPVSADDQQDPRYVRGVHCPHCVDKLTEDQKRRFTERQRQLDAADPAGTPAADIEAIH; encoded by the coding sequence ATGACCGCACCCCAATCGACCGAGTCGTCCGCTTCGCCCCGCCCGTCGGCTTCGCCCTGCTCCGCCGATCCGATCGTTGTTGCCGCGATGTACCGCTTCGTTCGCCTGGCGGATTTCGAATCACTGCAGACGCCGATCAAGGATCAAATGCTTCGCTGCGGTGTGAAGGGGACCTTGTTGTTGGCCGCCGAAGGCATCAATGGGACCGTCGCCGGTGATCGGCAAGGCATCGATGGGTTGCTGGAATACTTGCGTGCAGACGATCGTCTGGCCGATTTGGATGTGAAGTTCTCCTATTGCGATTCGCCGCCGTTCAAACGCACGCGGGTTCGTCTGAAAAAGGAGATCGTCACGATGGGTGTTGACGAAATCGATCCTGCCCAGTCGGTCGGGACCTATGTCGAACCACAACAATGGAATGATTTGATCAGTGACCCCGACGTCGTGCTGATCGACACCCGCAACGATTATGAGGTCGAAATCGGCACGTTTGCCGGCGCAATCAACCCGCAAACGACATCGTTTCGTCAGTTGCCGGAATACGTCGAAAAGAATCTGGACCCGACCGTCCACAAGAAAGTCGCGATGTTTTGTACCGGAGGAATCCGATGCGAAAAATCAACGGCGTATCTGAAACAGTGTGGCTTTGAAAACGTGTATCACCTGCGGGGCGGCATCCTGAAGTACTTGGAATCGGTGCCCGAGGACGAATCACGATGGAACGGTGATTGTTTCGTGTTTGATCAGCGGGTTTCCGTGGGGCACGGTTTGGCCGTGGGCGAACATGTGATGTGTTTCGGATGTGGCTGGCCGGTTTCGGCCGATGACCAGCAGGACCCGCGATACGTCCGTGGTGTGCATTGTCCCCACTGTGTCGACAAGCTGACCGAAGACCAGAAACGGCGTTTCACCGAACGCCAGCGACAACTTGACGCGGCCGATCCGGCGGGCACACCCGCCGCGGATATTGAAGCGATCCACTGA